A genomic window from Bradyrhizobium lupini includes:
- the cyoB gene encoding cytochrome o ubiquinol oxidase subunit I: MSPDLLKLIFGRLTFESLPLHEPIVVGTFAVVATGGLIMLAGLTYFRVWGYLWSEWFTSVDHKRIGIMYMILGIVMLLRGFADALMMRLQQALAFGGSEGYLNAHHYDQVFTAHGVIMIFFVAMPLVTGLMNFVVPLQIGARDVSFPFLNNFSFWMTVGGAVLVMASLFIGEFARTGWLAYPPLSNIGYSPDVGVDYYIWGLQVAGVGTTLSGINLICTIVKLRCPGMTMMRMPVFTWTALCTNVLIVASFPVLTVVLALLSLDRYVGTNFFTNDFGGSPMMYVNLIWIWGHPEVYILVLPAFGIFSEVTSTFSGKRLFGYTSMVYATVVITILSYLVWLHHFFTMGSGASVNSFFGITTMIISIPTGAKMFNWLFTMYRGRIRFELPMMWTIAFMLTFVLGGMTGVLLAVPPADFVLHNSLFLIAHFHNVIIGGVVFGAFAGIGYWFPKAFGFKLDPFWGKLSFWFWVTGFYLAFMPLYVLGLMGVTRRLRVFDDPSLQIWFIVAGIGAFLVFLGILSMLMQFAVSFLRREQLKDVTGDPWDARTLEWATSSPPPAYNFAFTPVVHDNDAWWDMKKRGYQRPLTGFKPIHMPSSTGTGIILAGFATAMGFGLIWYIWWLAAASFIAMLAVGIGHTFNYHRDFDIPAEDVIRAEDARTKLLAGAK, translated from the coding sequence ATGTCTCCTGATCTTCTCAAGCTCATCTTCGGCCGGCTCACCTTCGAATCGCTGCCGCTGCACGAGCCGATCGTCGTCGGCACGTTTGCCGTGGTGGCGACCGGCGGCCTCATCATGCTCGCCGGCCTGACCTATTTCCGCGTCTGGGGTTATCTCTGGAGCGAGTGGTTCACCAGCGTCGACCACAAGCGCATCGGCATCATGTACATGATCCTCGGCATCGTGATGCTGCTGCGCGGCTTCGCCGACGCGCTGATGATGCGGTTGCAGCAGGCGCTCGCCTTCGGCGGCTCGGAGGGCTATCTCAACGCCCATCACTACGACCAGGTATTCACCGCCCACGGCGTGATCATGATCTTCTTCGTGGCGATGCCGCTGGTCACCGGCCTGATGAACTTCGTCGTGCCGCTCCAGATCGGCGCGCGCGACGTGTCGTTCCCGTTCCTGAACAATTTCAGCTTCTGGATGACGGTCGGCGGCGCGGTGCTGGTGATGGCCTCGCTGTTCATCGGCGAATTCGCCCGCACCGGCTGGCTCGCTTATCCGCCGCTGTCGAACATCGGCTACAGTCCGGATGTCGGCGTCGACTATTACATATGGGGGCTACAGGTCGCGGGCGTCGGAACGACACTGTCCGGCATCAACCTGATCTGCACCATCGTCAAGCTGCGGTGCCCCGGCATGACCATGATGCGGATGCCGGTGTTCACCTGGACCGCGCTCTGCACCAACGTGCTGATCGTCGCTTCCTTCCCGGTTCTGACCGTCGTGCTCGCGCTGCTCTCGCTCGATCGCTACGTCGGCACCAACTTCTTCACGAACGATTTCGGCGGCAGCCCGATGATGTACGTGAACCTGATCTGGATCTGGGGTCATCCCGAGGTCTACATCCTGGTTCTCCCCGCCTTCGGCATCTTCTCGGAAGTGACATCGACCTTCTCGGGCAAGCGGCTGTTCGGCTACACCTCGATGGTCTACGCCACGGTGGTCATCACCATCCTGTCCTACCTGGTCTGGCTGCACCACTTCTTCACGATGGGGTCGGGCGCCAGCGTCAACTCCTTCTTCGGCATCACCACGATGATCATCTCGATCCCGACGGGCGCGAAGATGTTCAACTGGCTGTTCACGATGTATCGCGGCCGCATCCGCTTCGAGTTGCCGATGATGTGGACGATCGCGTTCATGCTGACCTTCGTGCTCGGCGGCATGACCGGCGTGCTGCTCGCGGTGCCACCGGCCGACTTCGTCCTGCACAACAGCCTGTTCCTGATCGCGCACTTCCACAACGTGATCATCGGCGGCGTCGTGTTCGGCGCGTTCGCCGGTATCGGCTACTGGTTCCCGAAGGCATTCGGCTTCAAGCTCGACCCGTTCTGGGGCAAGCTGTCGTTCTGGTTCTGGGTCACGGGCTTCTACCTCGCTTTCATGCCGCTCTATGTGCTCGGCCTGATGGGCGTGACCCGCCGCCTCCGCGTGTTCGACGACCCGAGCCTGCAGATCTGGTTCATCGTCGCCGGCATTGGCGCCTTCCTGGTCTTCCTTGGCATCCTCTCGATGCTGATGCAGTTCGCCGTCAGCTTCCTCAGGCGCGAGCAGCTCAAGGACGTCACCGGCGATCCCTGGGACGCGCGCACGCTGGAATGGGCGACCTCCTCGCCGCCGCCGGCCTACAACTTCGCCTTCACCCCCGTCGTTCACGACAATGACGCGTGGTGGGACATGAAGAAGCGCGGTTATCAGCGCCCGCTCACCGGGTTCAAGCCGATCCACATGCCGAGCAGCACCGGCACCGGCATCATCCTCGCCGGCTTCGCCACCGCGATGGGATTCGGCCTGATCTGGTACATCTGGTGGCTGGCGGCCGCGAGCTTCATCGCGATGCTCGCCGTCGGCATCGGTCACACCTTCAACTATCACCGCGATTTCGATATTCCGGCCGAGGACGTCATCCGGGCCGAAGACGCGCGCACCAAGCTGCTCGCCGGAGCCAAGTAA
- a CDS encoding ATP-binding protein: MLERSASPPDNGRTHGAVTLQSQADARSELIGTAPTDDETNRKNMALLIQLRWTAVVGQIVTIGGVHVWLGIPLPLTRMGAVIGALIFLNISSLVWVRHRAAITNNELLVALMLDVAALTAQLYLSGGATNPFTSLFLLQVTLGAVLLDGRSTWSLVALTCASFVWLTVAYRQLDLPPNPLSETYTLTVAGMLLGFVLNAVLLVVFVTRINRNLRERDAHLAALRQHAAEQDHIVRMGLLASGAAHELGTPLASLSVILGDWRRMPDLAADQELAEDLEEMETSLQRCKSIVTGILVSAGEARGEGSSPTTVAAFVTALVEEWRDARSARTLYFVNTFGEDVAIVSDVALKQVIFNVLDNAYEVSRDWVELVAGREGDHLVLSISDRGPGFAPEMLAQLGKPYQSSKGRAGGGLGLFLVVNVVRKLGGSVTAENHRKRGATVRLTLPLATLAIGGSFDA; encoded by the coding sequence ATGCTGGAACGATCGGCGAGCCCACCTGACAACGGAAGAACGCATGGCGCCGTCACGCTGCAATCGCAGGCGGACGCGCGCAGCGAGCTGATCGGCACAGCGCCAACCGACGACGAGACCAACCGCAAGAACATGGCGCTGCTGATCCAGCTACGCTGGACCGCAGTGGTCGGCCAGATCGTGACCATCGGCGGCGTGCATGTGTGGCTCGGCATTCCCCTGCCCCTCACCCGCATGGGCGCGGTAATCGGCGCCCTGATATTTCTCAACATCTCCAGCCTGGTCTGGGTGCGCCATCGCGCCGCGATCACCAACAATGAGTTGCTGGTCGCCCTGATGCTGGACGTCGCCGCGCTGACCGCGCAGCTTTACCTCAGCGGCGGCGCCACCAATCCCTTCACCTCGCTGTTCCTGCTCCAGGTGACGCTGGGCGCGGTGCTGCTCGATGGCCGCTCGACCTGGTCGCTGGTCGCCTTGACCTGCGCGAGCTTCGTCTGGCTGACCGTCGCCTACCGACAGCTCGATCTGCCGCCGAACCCGCTGAGCGAGACCTACACCCTCACGGTTGCCGGCATGCTGCTGGGCTTCGTGCTCAACGCCGTGCTGCTGGTGGTGTTCGTCACCCGCATCAACAGGAATTTGCGCGAGCGCGACGCGCATCTGGCGGCGCTGCGCCAGCATGCCGCCGAGCAGGATCATATCGTGCGCATGGGCCTGCTCGCCTCCGGCGCGGCTCACGAGCTCGGCACGCCGCTCGCCTCGCTCTCGGTCATCCTCGGCGACTGGCGCCGCATGCCCGACCTCGCCGCCGATCAGGAGCTGGCCGAGGACCTCGAGGAGATGGAGACCTCGCTGCAACGCTGCAAGTCGATCGTGACAGGCATTCTGGTGTCGGCGGGCGAAGCCCGCGGCGAGGGATCGTCGCCGACGACGGTGGCGGCTTTCGTCACCGCGCTCGTGGAAGAGTGGCGCGACGCGCGCTCGGCGCGCACGTTGTATTTCGTCAACACTTTCGGCGAAGACGTCGCAATCGTCTCGGACGTCGCGCTGAAGCAGGTGATCTTCAACGTGCTCGACAACGCCTACGAGGTCTCGCGCGACTGGGTCGAGCTCGTTGCCGGGCGCGAGGGCGATCATCTCGTGCTGTCGATCAGCGATCGCGGCCCCGGCTTTGCGCCGGAGATGCTGGCACAGCTCGGAAAGCCCTATCAATCGAGCAAGGGCCGCGCCGGCGGCGGGCTCGGCCTGTTCCTGGTGGTGAACGTGGTGCGCAAGTTAGGGGGCAGCGTGACCGCCGAGAACCACAGGAAGCGCGGCGCTACGGTCCGCCTCACGCTGCCGCTCGCAACGCTCGCGATCGGAGGCAGCTTTGACGCCTGA
- a CDS encoding SURF1 family protein, with the protein MTETGTVASKATGRDAAHPPSWLAVLSLTAIALLIALGGWQIERRAWKLALIDRVEQRVHAPAQPIPSPAAWPTVSAANDEYRHVSVSGRFLHDRETLAQAVTEEGPGYWVLTPLRRDDGTLVLVNRGFVPSDRRDASTRWDGNPQGQVEITGLLRVTEPKGGFLRNNVPEHNRWYSRDVAAIATARGLDHVAPFFIDADARSQSGSGPIGGLTVISFPNNHLIYALTWFALAFMLAGKLFVTFGGGLFRRKEPWSGFAHEAAGGLDAVARRTGSDAGTIGEPT; encoded by the coding sequence ATGACAGAGACCGGGACCGTGGCCAGCAAGGCAACCGGGCGCGACGCTGCGCACCCGCCCTCATGGCTCGCGGTCCTCTCGCTCACGGCCATTGCACTTCTGATCGCGCTCGGCGGCTGGCAGATCGAGCGCCGCGCCTGGAAGCTGGCGCTGATCGATCGCGTCGAGCAGCGCGTTCATGCCCCGGCCCAGCCGATCCCCTCCCCGGCGGCATGGCCGACCGTCTCCGCCGCAAACGACGAATACAGACACGTCAGCGTCTCCGGCCGGTTCCTGCATGACCGCGAGACCCTGGCTCAGGCCGTCACCGAAGAAGGCCCGGGCTATTGGGTGCTGACACCGCTCAGGCGCGACGACGGCACGCTGGTCCTGGTCAACCGCGGCTTCGTGCCGTCCGACCGGCGCGATGCGTCGACGCGCTGGGACGGCAACCCGCAAGGCCAGGTCGAGATCACCGGCCTGTTGCGCGTGACGGAGCCAAAAGGCGGATTCCTCAGAAATAACGTGCCGGAGCACAATCGCTGGTACTCGCGGGATGTCGCAGCGATTGCGACGGCACGCGGCCTCGACCACGTCGCGCCCTTTTTCATCGATGCCGACGCTCGATCACAATCCGGCAGCGGCCCAATCGGCGGATTGACCGTGATCAGCTTTCCCAATAACCACCTGATCTACGCGCTGACGTGGTTTGCTCTGGCGTTCATGCTGGCCGGCAAACTTTTCGTCACATTCGGCGGCGGGCTGTTCCGCCGCAAGGAGCCCTGGAGCGGCTTCGCCCACGAAGCGGCCGGCGGCCTCGATGCTGTCGCCCGCAGGACGGGATCAGATGCTGGAACGATCGGCGAGCCCACCTGA
- a CDS encoding MFS transporter: MAMAQTPAMADHSGEHGHDQASPGEIAIGVIIGRTSEFFDFFVFAIASVIVFPRLVFPFTSELTGTLYSFMIFALAFMARPIGTVIFMTVDREYGKTAKLISALFLLGTATVAIAFLPGYHEIGAAAIWLLALARIAQGLAWGGAWDGMASLLALNAPPSKRGWYAMVPQLGAPLGLIVASGLFAYFAGNLSADDFFDWGWRYPFFVAFAINVVALFARLRMVTTEEYASLFETRELQPSRISETVAREGQNIMLGAFAPLASFALFHMVTVFPLSWVFLFTRESPVRFLIIEIVAAVFGVGAIVLSGVIADRVGRKSLLMGSAIAIAIYSGFAPQLLDAGAFGETIYMVIGFILLGLSFGQSSGAIASNFKQAYRYTASALTSDMAWLFGAGFAPLVALLLATNLGVIASGAYLLSGAFWTLLALWLSGQREAGDMDAGG, translated from the coding sequence ATGGCGATGGCACAGACCCCCGCAATGGCAGACCACTCGGGCGAGCACGGCCACGACCAGGCCAGTCCCGGCGAGATCGCCATCGGCGTCATCATCGGCCGCACCTCGGAATTCTTCGACTTCTTCGTTTTCGCGATCGCCTCGGTGATCGTGTTCCCGCGCCTGGTCTTCCCGTTCACGAGCGAACTGACCGGCACCCTCTATTCCTTCATGATCTTCGCGCTGGCCTTCATGGCGCGGCCGATCGGCACCGTCATTTTCATGACGGTCGACCGCGAGTACGGCAAGACGGCCAAGCTGATCTCGGCGCTGTTCCTGCTCGGCACCGCCACCGTCGCGATCGCGTTCCTGCCCGGCTATCACGAGATCGGCGCTGCCGCGATCTGGCTGCTGGCGCTGGCGCGCATCGCACAGGGTCTGGCCTGGGGCGGCGCCTGGGACGGCATGGCCTCGCTGCTGGCGCTGAACGCGCCGCCTTCGAAGCGCGGCTGGTACGCGATGGTGCCGCAGCTTGGCGCGCCGCTCGGTCTGATCGTGGCGAGCGGGCTGTTCGCCTATTTCGCCGGGAATCTGTCGGCCGACGATTTCTTCGATTGGGGCTGGCGCTATCCGTTCTTCGTCGCCTTTGCCATCAATGTCGTGGCGCTGTTCGCGCGCCTGCGCATGGTGACGACGGAAGAATATGCCTCGCTGTTCGAGACCCGCGAATTGCAGCCCTCGCGCATCTCCGAGACCGTGGCGCGCGAAGGCCAGAACATCATGCTCGGTGCGTTTGCGCCGCTGGCGAGCTTCGCGCTGTTCCACATGGTCACGGTGTTTCCGCTGTCCTGGGTGTTCCTGTTCACCCGCGAAAGCCCGGTGCGCTTCCTGATCATCGAGATCGTCGCCGCCGTGTTCGGCGTCGGCGCGATCGTGCTCTCCGGCGTCATCGCCGATCGCGTCGGCCGCAAGTCGCTGCTGATGGGATCGGCGATCGCGATCGCGATCTACAGCGGCTTTGCCCCGCAGCTGCTCGATGCCGGCGCGTTCGGCGAGACCATCTACATGGTGATCGGCTTCATCCTGCTCGGCCTCTCGTTCGGCCAGTCCTCGGGTGCGATCGCCTCGAACTTCAAGCAGGCGTATCGCTACACGGCCTCGGCGCTGACCTCCGACATGGCCTGGCTGTTCGGCGCAGGCTTTGCACCGCTGGTCGCTCTGTTGCTGGCGACCAATCTCGGCGTCATCGCCTCGGGTGCGTACCTGCTGTCAGGCGCGTTCTGGACCTTGCTCGCGCTCTGGCTCAGCGGCCAGCGCGAGGCCGGCGATATGGACGCGGGCGGTTAG
- the cyoC gene encoding cytochrome o ubiquinol oxidase subunit III — MTVAVNPTQTGEPVFYLADEHPHPEGYSTSLGFWIYLMSDCLIFAILFATFGVLGGNYAAGPAPKDLFELPLVAVNTSMLLLSSITYGFAMLTMQQNKIAQTQIWLAITGLFGAAFIGIELSEFAHMIHEGATPQRSAFLSAFFTLVGTHGLHVSCGLIWLVTLMVQVWKFGLIEANRRRLMCLSMFWHFLDVVWIGVFTFVYLLGVLR, encoded by the coding sequence ATGACTGTCGCTGTCAATCCCACGCAAACCGGCGAGCCGGTCTTCTACCTCGCCGACGAACACCCGCATCCGGAAGGCTACAGCACCTCGCTCGGCTTCTGGATCTATCTGATGAGCGACTGTCTCATCTTCGCGATCCTGTTCGCCACTTTCGGCGTGCTCGGCGGCAATTACGCCGCCGGCCCGGCGCCGAAGGATCTGTTCGAGCTGCCGCTGGTCGCGGTCAACACCTCGATGCTACTGCTGTCGTCGATCACGTATGGTTTTGCCATGCTGACGATGCAGCAGAACAAGATCGCGCAGACCCAGATCTGGCTGGCGATCACCGGCCTGTTCGGAGCCGCATTCATCGGCATCGAGCTCTCCGAGTTCGCCCACATGATCCATGAGGGCGCGACGCCGCAGCGTAGTGCTTTCCTGTCCGCCTTCTTCACCCTGGTCGGCACCCATGGCCTGCACGTCAGCTGTGGCCTGATCTGGCTGGTGACCCTGATGGTGCAGGTCTGGAAGTTCGGCCTGATCGAGGCCAATCGCCGCCGCCTGATGTGCCTGTCGATGTTCTGGCACTTCCTGGACGTGGTCTGGATCGGCGTCTTCACCTTCGTCTATCTCCTGGGAGTTCTGCGATGA
- a CDS encoding ABC transporter substrate-binding protein, which yields MKHVLSGIFAAALALSASAVQAQDKPPLKIGGILDMSSLYADITGPGSETAAKMAVEDFGGEVLGRKIQVLAADHQNKADLSANIARDMLDNQGVEMIYDVAASATALAAGEIAKARNKIIMFNGPGSIRLTNEACGPYTIHYVFDTYGQANVTGLAAVKSGLDTWYFLTADYAFGQDLEKDTSAVVTKTGGKVLGSVRHPLNTSDFSSFLLQAQASKAKVIGLANAGGDTVNAIKQAAEFGITKGGQKVSPLLAFVTDIDSIGLETAQGLLLAEAFYWDLNDDTRAFSKRFQERMKRPPTSAQAGVYSSVTHYLKAVKAAGTTDAATVMKVMKETPINDFFAKNGKIREDGRMLHDMYLFEVKKPSESKGRWDDYKLLATVPGSEAFQSLEQSRCPLVKK from the coding sequence ATGAAGCATGTTTTGTCGGGCATTTTTGCCGCTGCGTTGGCGCTGAGCGCGAGCGCCGTGCAGGCCCAGGACAAGCCGCCACTGAAGATCGGCGGCATCCTCGACATGTCGAGCCTTTATGCCGACATCACCGGCCCCGGCAGCGAGACCGCGGCCAAGATGGCCGTGGAGGACTTTGGCGGTGAGGTGCTCGGCCGCAAGATCCAGGTGCTGGCTGCCGACCATCAGAACAAGGCCGATCTCTCCGCCAATATCGCCCGCGACATGCTCGACAATCAGGGCGTCGAAATGATCTATGACGTCGCGGCCTCCGCGACCGCGCTCGCCGCCGGCGAGATCGCGAAAGCGCGCAACAAGATCATCATGTTCAACGGCCCGGGCTCGATCCGCCTCACCAACGAGGCCTGCGGTCCCTATACCATTCACTACGTGTTCGACACCTACGGTCAGGCCAATGTGACCGGCCTTGCGGCCGTGAAGTCGGGCCTCGACACTTGGTACTTCCTCACCGCCGACTACGCCTTCGGCCAGGATCTGGAAAAGGACACCAGCGCCGTCGTGACCAAGACCGGCGGCAAGGTGCTCGGCAGCGTGCGCCATCCGCTCAACACGTCGGATTTCTCGTCGTTCCTGCTCCAGGCCCAAGCCTCGAAAGCCAAGGTGATCGGGCTTGCGAATGCCGGCGGCGACACCGTCAACGCCATCAAGCAGGCGGCCGAGTTCGGCATCACCAAGGGCGGCCAGAAGGTCTCGCCGCTGCTCGCCTTCGTGACCGATATCGACTCCATCGGACTCGAGACCGCGCAGGGCCTGTTGCTGGCGGAAGCCTTCTACTGGGATCTCAACGATGACACCCGCGCGTTCTCGAAGCGCTTCCAGGAGCGTATGAAGCGGCCGCCGACCTCGGCGCAAGCTGGTGTCTATTCGTCCGTGACTCACTATCTGAAAGCGGTGAAGGCAGCCGGCACGACCGACGCTGCGACGGTGATGAAAGTGATGAAGGAGACGCCGATCAACGACTTCTTCGCCAAGAACGGCAAGATCCGCGAGGACGGCCGCATGCTGCACGACATGTACCTGTTCGAGGTCAAGAAGCCGTCGGAATCCAAGGGCCGCTGGGACGACTACAAGCTGCTCGCCACCGTGCCCGGCAGCGAGGCGTTCCAGTCGCTGGAGCAGTCGCGCTGCCCGTTGGTGAAGAAATAA
- a CDS encoding M48 family metalloprotease → MGRFQTAAAPPTVAMPKPKPAVAQTPATEKEHERILASYGGTYDDPRLESLVTKTVDRLVAASDRPDQGYRVTILNSGAVNAFALPNGQLYVTRGLLALASDTSELSSVLSHEMAHVLSKHAAMREDQARQAAIVTRVVTDMSNDPDLTALALAKTKLTMASFSRNQEFEADGVGVGISAKAHFDPYGAARFLSAMERNAELKVGKTSLDPRAQDFTSSHPATPERVQNAQTIARQYAAPEGGERDRETYLAAIDNLVYGEDPSEGFVRGRRFLHPKLGFTFQAPDNFTLDNTAQAVIGVRDGGSQAMRFDVVRVPAEQSLGDYLNSGWMEGVEKASTEDITINGFPAASATAKGDQWQFKVYALRFGSDIYRFIFAARQKSTESERNARETVGSFRRLTLDEIQAARPLRIKVITVQPGDTVESLSHRMAGVDHPAERFRVLNGLDRNAQVKVRDRVKVVAD, encoded by the coding sequence ATGGGCCGGTTCCAGACCGCGGCGGCGCCCCCGACCGTCGCAATGCCCAAGCCGAAGCCGGCCGTCGCGCAGACCCCCGCCACCGAAAAGGAGCACGAGCGCATCCTGGCGAGCTACGGCGGCACATATGACGACCCCAGGCTCGAATCGCTCGTCACCAAGACCGTCGACCGCCTGGTCGCAGCGTCCGACCGCCCCGATCAGGGTTACAGGGTCACGATCCTCAATTCCGGCGCGGTGAACGCCTTCGCGCTGCCGAACGGCCAGCTCTATGTCACGCGCGGTCTTCTTGCGCTGGCGAGCGATACGTCGGAATTGTCCTCCGTGCTCAGCCACGAGATGGCGCATGTGCTGTCCAAGCACGCCGCGATGCGCGAGGACCAGGCCCGCCAGGCCGCGATCGTCACCCGCGTCGTCACCGACATGAGCAACGATCCCGATCTCACCGCGCTGGCGCTCGCCAAGACCAAGCTGACCATGGCGAGCTTTTCGCGCAATCAGGAGTTCGAGGCCGACGGCGTCGGCGTCGGCATCTCCGCCAAGGCCCATTTCGATCCTTATGGTGCTGCACGCTTTCTCTCGGCGATGGAGCGCAATGCCGAGCTGAAGGTCGGCAAGACCTCGCTCGATCCGCGGGCGCAGGATTTCACCTCGTCGCATCCGGCAACGCCCGAGCGCGTGCAGAACGCGCAGACCATCGCGCGGCAATACGCAGCGCCAGAGGGCGGCGAACGCGACCGCGAGACCTATCTCGCCGCGATCGACAATCTCGTCTACGGCGAAGACCCCAGCGAAGGTTTTGTCCGTGGCCGGCGCTTCCTGCATCCGAAGCTCGGTTTCACCTTCCAGGCGCCGGACAATTTTACGCTCGACAACACCGCGCAGGCCGTGATCGGCGTGCGCGACGGCGGCTCGCAGGCGATGCGCTTCGACGTCGTGCGGGTGCCGGCCGAACAGTCGCTGGGCGATTACCTGAATTCCGGCTGGATGGAGGGCGTCGAGAAGGCCTCCACCGAGGACATCACCATCAACGGTTTTCCGGCTGCGTCCGCCACCGCCAAGGGCGACCAGTGGCAGTTCAAGGTCTATGCGCTGCGCTTCGGCAGCGACATCTACCGCTTCATCTTCGCGGCACGGCAGAAGTCGACCGAGAGCGAGCGCAATGCGCGCGAGACCGTCGGTTCATTCCGCCGCCTGACGCTCGACGAGATCCAGGCCGCGCGCCCGCTGCGCATCAAGGTCATCACCGTACAGCCTGGCGACACCGTGGAATCGCTCTCCCACCGCATGGCCGGCGTCGACCACCCGGCCGAGCGTTTTCGCGTGCTCAACGGGCTCGATCGCAACGCGCAGGTGAAGGTGCGCGATCGTGTGAAGGTCGTGGCGGATTGA
- a CDS encoding enoyl-CoA hydratase: MSNDMVLQKLEGGLLTITMNRPERKNALNPDMVAGLVVAARRAADDPEVRAVLFKGAGGSFCVGGDVKSMAEGRAPLPFEVKMANLRRGMEVSRILHQMPKPVVAQLDGAAAGAGLSMALSCDLRVASESCKITTAFAKVGFSGDYGGTYFLTQLLGSARARELYLTSPVLTAKEAHAIGMVTKVVPDAEIDTAAHELALSLAQGPSIALGFIKRNINNAEHLALEDCFDGEAIHHTRCSDTEDHKEAAKAFVEKRKPTFKGA, translated from the coding sequence ATGAGCAACGACATGGTCCTGCAGAAGCTCGAAGGCGGGCTGCTCACCATCACCATGAACCGGCCCGAGCGCAAGAACGCGCTCAACCCGGACATGGTGGCCGGGCTGGTCGTGGCGGCACGGCGCGCGGCGGATGATCCGGAGGTGCGCGCGGTCTTGTTCAAGGGCGCGGGCGGCTCCTTCTGCGTCGGCGGCGACGTCAAGTCGATGGCGGAGGGCCGGGCGCCGCTGCCGTTCGAAGTCAAGATGGCGAACCTGCGCCGGGGCATGGAGGTATCGCGCATCCTGCACCAGATGCCAAAACCCGTGGTGGCGCAGCTCGATGGAGCTGCCGCCGGCGCGGGTCTGTCGATGGCGCTGTCGTGTGACCTCCGCGTCGCTTCCGAATCCTGCAAGATCACCACCGCCTTCGCAAAAGTCGGCTTCTCCGGCGATTACGGCGGCACCTATTTCCTCACCCAGCTGCTCGGCAGTGCGCGGGCGCGCGAGCTCTATCTGACCTCGCCGGTGCTGACCGCGAAGGAAGCACATGCGATCGGCATGGTGACCAAGGTTGTCCCCGACGCCGAGATCGATACGGCCGCGCACGAGCTCGCACTGTCGCTGGCGCAGGGCCCGTCGATCGCGCTTGGCTTCATCAAGCGCAACATCAACAATGCCGAGCATCTCGCGCTGGAGGATTGCTTCGACGGCGAGGCGATCCATCACACCCGCTGCAGCGATACCGAGGATCACAAGGAGGCCGCAAAGGCGTTCGTCGAGAAGCGCAAGCCGACCTTCAAGGGCGCATGA
- the cyoD gene encoding cytochrome o ubiquinol oxidase subunit IV: MNTDTHAAHADDHHHGDSHANAHGSFSTYMLGFVLSVVLTAIPFWLVMSGALPSKQITALVIMAFAVVQIVVHMIYFLHMNTTSENGWSMMALIFTIVMVVIALSGSLWVMNHLNSNMMPIHQMSGMK, encoded by the coding sequence ATGAACACCGATACTCACGCCGCCCACGCGGACGATCATCATCACGGCGACAGCCACGCCAATGCCCACGGCTCGTTCTCGACCTATATGCTCGGCTTCGTGCTCTCGGTCGTGCTCACCGCGATTCCGTTCTGGCTGGTGATGAGCGGCGCGCTTCCGAGCAAGCAGATCACCGCGCTCGTGATCATGGCCTTTGCGGTCGTGCAGATCGTCGTGCACATGATCTACTTCCTGCACATGAACACGACGTCCGAGAACGGCTGGAGCATGATGGCGCTGATCTTCACCATCGTCATGGTGGTGATCGCCCTGTCGGGTTCGCTGTGGGTGATGAACCACCTCAACAGCAACATGATGCCGATCCACCAGATGTCCGGAATGAAATGA